The genome window GATCCGACCGCAGAAATTCCAGCCGTGCTTCATGAATGCCGCAACGGTCTTATCGCTAAACGGGTTGACCGTGTACATACCCAGCCCCGTCATGGAGCCAAACAGCAGCCGATCCTTGACGTGCACAGCGCAGACCCGCCCTGGCATGGTGACCCGAAGTAGTTCGGGAATCAAAAAGTCCATTTGAGCGAAGAACGCCTCATCGCCACTGGTGTGGCCGAAATCCTCGTAGGCGGGTGAATACTCGTACTGATTACCAAAGGGGATGCTGGTTACCGTCAGTCCCACGCTGTTGGACTTCATCAGCTTGGTTTCCTTGACGGTATCGTTCCGCACAGCGGTGAAGTACTGGCCCTTTTTTTCCAGCCGTTCTACACCCAGCGACCGGCGAACCTCAAAATCCAGTGCGTTGCCCGTTAGCCCGTATTTCTTTACGATTTCCTGCATAATACCGGTCAGATGGCGATGATGCTCCCATTTTTTGAGCATTTGCTTCATAATCTGATCCTCCGACTCGGTGTAAATGATGTGGACTTCTACGGGGTGCTTTTGCTGAAAACGCTGCGTACGGTGAATGGCCTGAATGAAGTCGTTGAACTCGTAGTTAATGCCCAGGAAGATATTGGCGTGACAAAAACGCTGGAAATTACAACCACTGCCCGCGATTTCGGGTTTAGTAGCTAGGATTCTGTGCTCACCGCGACTGAATCCCAGAATCAGCTCTTCCCGTTTTTCAAGGTCTTGACTGCCAAATGCGGTTATGGCTTCGGGTAGAGCTGATTCAATTTCTTTCCGCTCCGCCTCCAGGTGATGCCACAGCAACCAGTGCTTATCGGGCTGATCCTCCTTGATTATCGAAACAGCTTTGGCAATCCGGTCCAGAATCGACAACTGCTTTTCCCGGGCGGCATCTTTCAGACTCAGCGCCGCATCCCGCAGGAGCTTGTACTGCCCCCAGCTGTCGGCGCCAGCGATCGAATGATCAACGGGCAAGCGGTGAAACTGAACCTTCAGTTCCGGTAAATCATAGCCCTCATCCGAGTAACCCAGATCAGAGGGCTTCGACAGAAACAACGCCCAACTGCTTACCCACAGCCAGAACTCCCGCTCTTTGTGCGGATACAGGGTCAAGTCCCCCGCCTTTTCGCTGTTGCGCTGGAAATAGCGCGTTAAGGCCTGACCCGTATCCATCACACCCAGAAACCCGGCGTAGTGAATTAGCTCTTTGGTCCGATTCGGCGAAGGAGTAGCCGTGAAGACAAATCGGTGGGGTATGGCTTCCAGCACGTCCGAAAACGTCTGGTAGGTTTTCGACCCAAACGATCGCAATACAGAAGCTTCGTCCAGACAAACGCAGGTGAACACCGAAAAGTCAGCGATCTGGCCATCCCGAACCCGTTCGTAATTGGTGATCATGAAGCCCGAATCACATGTGGCAATGTCCTGATCAGTGCGCACGTACCGAATGGTCATGCCCATATCCGGCCCGTCGTTTTCGGTAAACTCCTGCCGAACACCAAGGGGGGCAATAAACAAAACGAGCCCTCCTTTAACCCGGTTAACCTGGCGGCCAATCTCCAACTGCGTGCGGGTTTTGCCCAGACCAAAGGAGGCAAACACGGCTCTACAGCCCCCGGCCAATGCCCACTTTACCGTATCGCGCTGGTGCGGAAACAGGCTTTCGTGCAGGTCTGCATCTTCGACAAAAAACCCGCTAACGGGCGATTCGAGTATCTTTTTCTCGATAAAGGCGTCATAATCCAGTTCGAGTTCTTCGGAAATATCCGTGTATGGATTCATGCTTGCTCCCCTCCTTCCCCGGCTACCACCGGCGCTAATTCCCGCAGGGTAAGCTCGCCATCCTCGTCGAGTTGCAACGGGATTCCGAAGGCCTGAAACTGGCGATCCATCGCGGCCCAGAATGGCTGCCAGGCATCTCTGGGAACGCTGTCCAGGGCTAGGACCACCGACAGCAGGTCGCCAAAAACCCGGACAACATTTTCCAGTTGTTCCATGGCGGTGATGGTATCGATGCCTTCGGGCGTTTGGGCCCAAACCCTACCGTTGGCGTGCGCAATGAGGGTTTCCTTGAAGTTTTTGGCCACAAATTTGACCTTCTGCACGTAGAAGCTGGTGCTTTCCAGTTGCTCCAGTTTTTCGATCAGAAACTGACAGGCCGCCGTCGCTTCCAGCGCCAGCATGGTCTCGTGGTCGCTTAGATCCCGGTTCTGGGTAGTCATATTGGTTTGGTTTTTCTTGAAAGCCATTGCTTTGAATTTTACTTGGATGATTTACCGGACATGTGCCGGTTCTTGTCACTTTTTAGCCCCGTGGCGAGGCGATTGCCTATTTTTCGACCACTGTAGTGGCTATAGGATTTGCGACGCTCCCACGGCGTGATTTGGCCGAGGCCGCAAACTGAATGATGTTGCACATCTCCCGCAGCCGATCCTCCACCCGGGGGCCATAGAACTGCCCGAGCTGCTCCATGTCGTGATTGGAGGTAAAATGCGTCAGGAAGTAATTGCCCAGCCGGTAGCGGTTCTGGATGATTTCACCCATCACGTTGCGCTCGTTGCCAAAGTGGCGGGCGTTGGCTTCCTGGCCGAGGTCATCAAAAAACCGGCCGGTGATGGTCTGCCCGAAAGTGTAATCAGTCTTGGAAACCCGGCCGTGGCCGGAGTAGTGATCCAGCACGGGCTTTCCTCCGTCCTTGGCGGCAAACTCCTCGGCAATGACCTGGCACTCGTGGACGGTGTAGCTCGCATGCGGATTGACGCTGCAAAGCTCCATGAGCTGCGTTTTGCCCACGCCCGTCCCGCCGATCAACAGAATCCCCTTTCCCAGCGAGTAGCCCGGCTTTAGCTTTTCGAAGCGCTCATCGCCCACGAAGTAGAGCGCCAGAATTTTAAGAATATCCCGGTTGTCGGCGTCAATGTCGAAATCAGCCCAGCCCCGATCGGCAGCCCGGGCCTTGCCGCGCCGGACCACAAAATCCCGGAAGGTCCTGGCATCAAGATCAGGCCACTGCTTTTCCCCGTGCACCTGCTTGGTGTAGGCTTCCAGATAAGCCTGCCGCCCTTTCTCCCGGCGGGCCGTCTGCAAAACCTCGGCGGTCTCCTCGGGCGTTAGCTCGGGATACTGGCGCGGGTTAGAGGTCCACATCGCAAGTGCTTGCTTCTCCTCGGTAGTCAGGATTGCCAAGGGAAGTAGGCCGGAGAGCGCCTGGAGTTCGTTGGTTTGTGGTTCCATGGGTTGGTTTAGCGTTTTGGTTTACGTCGCGCCACTTGGGCATCCAGTACAGGAAATGTTTGCGGTAATCTTTTTTGAAAGCGGGTTTGCCCTCTTCGACCCCGGCCAGTTGCTGAAGGATGAATGCTTCCACCAGCTCGGCGTAATCGGTCGGGGCTTTGGTGAGCTTGAGCCGCTCGGCGGCATAGGTCTGGTGGTAGACCGACCCCAGCAAATCCTTTCGCACTTCCTCCTCGGAGGGAGAAAGGGGGTTGGGGGTTTGAGGGCGGCTTGCCTCGGCGGCTTGCCGATCCTCTTCTACCGAATCCGGAACAATAATCTCATTCCCATCATCGCCTCCGTCGTCGTCTGCGCCCGCAGGCGTTCTTCGTCTTTCTATAAACGTCTTATCGTTAATAGTAAAAACGTCTTTATTTATATGGGTGTCGGATGCGGTATCAGATGCGGTTCCGGGTGCGGTGTCGGGTGCGGTTCTATCTGACACCTCATCCGACACCGCATTTTTGCCTTTTGCGGTATCGGGTGCGGTACTGGATGCGGTTCTACCTAGAACCGCACTGCCCATGTTAAACCGGGCCTTCGCGTAGTCACCCCGTCCCGGCTGAAGGGTAATAAAGTGGTGGTCTTCCAGCCACTTTCGCCCAGCGAGGTAGTTCTTTTTTCCCAGTCGAACTTTGTTGATGAGTCGGTCGTATTCGATTTCGGTTTCGCGCCATAGGTTACGATTAACAGAGTCCATTACTGCGAAAAATAGAGCCGCGTGGTCGGCTTTGTAGCCGTCCAACTGGGGTGCCTTGTCCCAAAATAGTTTACTGATTTTAAAGTAATCCACGGTCTATTTTCGATCTCAATAGGTCATTTAAAGGAGGGCCGGACAGGTCAGGCCCGGCCCCTGATTACCGCTAACGTACGTATGTATACGCTAGCCAATTCTTACTGCTCGATGATCACGATGTCGGGAGCAATGGCGCGGATGTCGGTTAGTACTTTGTCGATTTCCGTGTCCCGCATTTCCTCGATGTAGTCCCCCGCTGCGTACGAAACCAGAGTGCAGGAGAAGTCATCGGCATTGATCTGAACCTCCACATCAATCTTGACTTTGGGCGTACCCTTGAACAGGGGAATGTTGAGGTTGAAGCGATCGGGCAGGTTGCTACTGACGACTTGCTCTTTCAGGTCGCGCTTATTGCCCCGGTTGTCGTCTTTCTTTTCGATCTCCTTATTCACCTTGGCCTGGAAATTCTGAAGCTCGGTAACCAGCTTCATGGCCTCGGCCATGGATTCAAACGACGGCCGGTTGCGCTTGAAGAGTTCGGCCATTTTGAAGTTGGTGAGCGCCTTGCCCGGATCATTGATGCCAAACTCCAAATACTTGGGGTGGAATTCCAGAAGCCCTCCGACCGTGGTGGCGTAGTGGTTGGCCTCATTGACCTTGAGGGATATCCACATCTTTTCGCGGTTCACCACGATGTGGCACTGTTTCTGGTCGATTTCGCCAATGCGCTTTTCGAGGTACCTAAAGGGGCTATTCAGAATCCCAGTCAGGTTAATAATTTTAGGTTCTTTTACCGGCAAGGCCTCGCCTTTGCGGATAGTGACTTCGTTCCCGTCGGGAAATACTTGGATATTGGTTTCGCTATTCATGGTAAACAACAAGCAATAATGCGTTAGAAAATGATTGAGAATTAGTCGTTGGTGCCGGTCAGGTTGCCCGAGCGGTTTACCGACATGAGTGTTACCTGCCGTTCTTTGGGGTAAAGGCCACGCTGCCGGATCAGATTACCATCGGGTGAATAATACCCCGCCTCGTTGTTATTATGATCGATGATCACGTAGACCTCGCCGGTAACTGGTTCCCCTTTCGTGCGTAGTTCCAGAAGCAGTTTTTTAGCGTCCAGTTTGATGGGCGTCAAGAGAGCTTTAAACTCAGCGTCGGACTTCTTTTTCTGCTCTTCGATGCTGCTGATCTCGATGCTTATGGACGAGAACTCTTCCTTTTTGGTTTCGAGCTCGGAGTCGCTGAAGTAGCGAACGTAACTCTCATGCTCGATGCGATCGGCATTGGATTCCAGATGCTTTAGTCTCTCTTCTGGAGTCGAAAGCGGCATAAATACTTGATCCATGGTTAGGTGTTAAAAATTGGTGATTACATACTTTCCCGGCCCTGCCGGATGGCTTCGGCCTGGTCTAAATCGGCCTTTAGCTTTCGGGCTCGCTCGCCTGCCTGATGAGCGCTGTGGAGCTCGATCAGACGGGCGGAACTTAGCCGCTCGTAGCTGTCAGTGGCACTTTTTCCTTGCTTGATCATTGCATTTGCAGCAGCCTTTCACCTCGCACCCCGCCGGTATACAAAACCACGACATAATATTGGTTTAAGTTAGAAGATAGACGGCGGTGGCGGAGGCTAGGCTGTAATGGGTTTAAGCTTCTTGAGTTTCGAGGATTTCTGCCTCCAGCAATTCCTCGTCCTGATTCCAGTAAAATCTGACCTTGATTCGAGTTGCGACGGCAGACCACTTCTTCCATGTGGTTTTGCCCTTGAGCCGTTCGCGGATGATGGCAAGAAAGCGTTTCGGATTGGGCCAGCTTCGCCATTCACTTTCACCTTCGAAGTCTTCGGATTCGTCCAGAGTTCCCTCCCCTATGCTGATGTTGACAAGAATATCATCCAGCAATTGCTCAGGAACGGCTCCGTCATCAGCGTATTTAAACACGGGGCTAGCCAGTACGATCGGACAGTCAAACTCCCAATTTTCATCCCAACGGAGAAAGAGAAAATCCACTTCGTCGCCATCTTTAGGCTGAAAGGCATCCAGGTTTTTTCGATTATCAAGCCACTGCTGATAAGTCATTTTTGAGGTTTCAGTATTCATTGAGGGTAGAGGCTTGGGATTGATTAAACTTTTTCCAAATCGACCGTGGCCGATGCGCCGGGCGTAATGCATTCGAACTGCGGAATGATCACCACCCTATTGAACGTGTGAAAGCCGGGCTGCTCGATGCCTTTGGGCAATTCCTCGTTCACCCATTCTTCCGCTTTGCCGATCGTGCCGAACGATCTGATGGGCGTTACTCCCAGTGCATAGGTATCGTAACTGGCGGGGCCAAAACCGAATACGACAAACGACTTTTGAATGTAGGGGCGTTTTAAGAAGGCTTGCAGGTCGATTACCTCTTCTGAAACGGTTTTCTCAAAATCGACATTGACAATCTCATCCGTGATGGTGACATACTTAAGTCCCTTGTCGATGTACTGGATAAAACATTCTGCGATCGACTCGCCGCCGTGCGCAGGCCGCAAATGCGTGCGGTGTGTTTTCAGGTAGAGATCCACCAGTTCGGCCTCGGCTACCGATTGAATCTGGACGTGGAATGTGTTCATGGTTTACTAATTAGAAGTTGACTCCTTTGAAATAACTTCATTCTGGTAGCTGAGAATCCCCGCCTTTGCCCGGCGCAGGTGCTCCCGGCGCAAGTCAGGATCAACCCGCACCTCCTGCCGAATCTGGTACCGTTCATAGATTTCCTCGACCGGCACGGCTACCGAACATTCACCGGTATGGTAATAGCTCATATTGGCCCGGACAACCTCTTCCGAATACTGACCCGCTTCAAGCAGGTTGGTCGTGTAGTCAGCATTTCGGGGACGCCAAAACATCATCCTGCCATTATCGGAGTATCGGTAGCTGATGATAAAATACATCTGCTCGCTGGTTTCGGTTACTAGCCCTGAAATGACCTTTTTAAACCGACTAAGTAACTCTTCGATCAATAGATCGGGGTCGCTGTCCGGGTTGGCGGGAACGCTAAGTACCCAATCTTTGCCGCCGGATTTAATGAGCCGATCGTTCCACTGGTCCACCTTTTCGATCAATTCCAGATCGGATAGGGTGCATTCAGATTTTCTTGCCATGACTAAAACCGGTAAGCGCTCAGTTTCTGATGATGATCAATCATGGCGTTTTCGTTGCCGCTGGCCAGCGCATTCTCGGCTTTGGCCAGGTCGCCTTTGATGTGGTTGGCCGCAAAACGGCCGATGCCTTTAGGCTGGCGGCTGTAGTCCTGAGCCACGGCCTTGACCCGGGCGATTTCGTTCTGAAGTGCGTTTTCTACGTATTGCATAACTGGCTAGGTTTTAGAAAGGTAGATCGTCGTAATCATCGTGCTGCTCAGCCTGGCTGGCTACGGTTTCCTGCGAGGTCATGCGCTTGTACTCATCGGACGATTTGATTTTGTCTTTGAGTTTTTCTGAAAGCGAATCAAACAGGGTAAAGTCGAACTCGTCGTAGGCTAGTCCCTGCACTGGCATCTGCGGCGGGTGCGTAGGCTGATAATCCTTTGGGGCTTTGGTGACGGCGGTAATTTCCTCATAGGTGTTGCCGTCTTTGCCCTGGTAGTGGCCAATGTTGAGCATGCAGCGCGCCCCCAACAGATTGACAATATTAAACTCCCTCAGTTCATCGGGCGTAAAGTCCCGGCCCCGCCACGATTTCAAAATGCGGCGCAGATGGGCCTGATCACCCAGCGAGAGGGTAAACTCCTTGCTGATGATGCGCGGCTCGGGGCCTTTGTCGGGATTGAAGATTTGCCGCACGTCGGGCAGTTCCCAGCTAACGAGAATCTTGTGGGTTTTCTTGGGCTTGCCCTGGTAGGCATCGTCGATGGTACCGATATCAATCAGACGGCAACAGACGGCGTAATACAAGTCCGGCTCGATGAGTTGGCGCGTAAAGCCGCCCTCGCCAGCAGAAGCGATGATTTTCATGACAGTATAAGGTGTTTGAAAAAAGGTGATTAGAAATTATCCGGCGTGCGGCGGTACTTTGGTCTTTTGGGCTTTCCCAGATTACCTAGCCAGTACACCAGCGCAAAGGGCGACAGGATAGCCATGCCGATCAGCCAGCCGAGGCATCGAAAGCCGATAACGATCCAGTAAGGGATGTTTTTCAGGAACTTGACGGCCCGCTTTTTTAGTGACACGTTGGGCTTTGGTGCTACGGGTTCCACTGGCCGGGTCGTGGCGTGGGTTTTAAACCGGGGCTCGGCGGAGGTTTTCTCCACGGGTGGCTCCCGGAAGCTGTTGACAAGGGGCACGGGTCGTTGCATAAGTGAATGCGCTTGCATAGATTTCGGAATTATTTAAAACTATAGATACTCACAGGCCTCGGCATTTGTCGGGGTTTTGTTTTTTAGCGCAGGTCTACCGTTTTGGGAATATTAGGCAGCACCTTGGCCTTGTAGTAGGCTACAGCTGCAGGAATCCCCCCCCCTATTTGGCCAGCGATGCGACGGATGCGGCGGTTGTGATTCACGGCCACTTGGTAATTCTGGCTGGGAATGCGGCGGTTTTTGAGGAAATTCTTCGGATCGCCTGGGTCTGAAATAAACCGGTCTGGCTGAAGAACCTGGGTCATTTGTTTTGGAAAGGACGCTCCGTCCAGTTGGCGCCGTAAGTGCCGGGCAGTTTTACCGCTCATAAAATGGTTTGTTAAACGTGAATGGGTTAAAAGATTAAGCTTCCGTGTGACTATGGACGGCGTTCTTTTCGATGTAGGCCAGTAGCTCAGATCGGAAGAAAAGCAGACGTTTGTTGATCTTGCGGTGCGGAATCTGGCCAATCTTCTGGTAGAGCGCGTTTTTCTTCATGTGCAGAAAGTCGGCCGCCTCGGCCGCATTCATAGGTTTTGCGGCCGTCTCTTTTTCGCCCTGAAGCCTGGCTACCATACTGGTCAGGGTCGAGATCTGGCGATCCTGCTGATCGAACCGCTTAAGGATGACGTCTAAGGGATTTTCCATTGTTAGAATTCGGTTGGATAGAATCGGAAAGGCTACGCGGTAAAATCGAAATCAGGCAGATACTCCATCCCTCCCAGGCTTCGGTACCTTCTGCAAAGCTTGATGTAGTGATTCTTCATCACATCGATTGTTGCCTCCTCCTGGCGGGCGGCGAGTTCGCGCATGCGCTGGTGCGTTCGGTGGAGTTCAGCGTAGGTGGTATCGCGTTTTCGAATGCGTTCCTTCCAGGCGTATTCGGCAGCGGCCCCCACATTCTCAGCGGCTTTAGCTACGGCCCTGAACTTAGCACCCAAGGCAACCAGGTTCGCCCCTAGTTTTAAAATTGAAATAGGATTGGCTGACATAACAGGGTTGATTTAGCAGTTTTCGCGGCACAGGCCGGGGCAGTTGCAAGGCGTTTTGCCGTCTTTGTAGCAGATTTGCTGCTTTACTTTGGCCGTTGGCATCCGGTCGGTCAGTGTGGCTTGCTCCAGCGTTGAA of Tellurirhabdus bombi contains these proteins:
- a CDS encoding DNA methyltransferase is translated as MNPYTDISEELELDYDAFIEKKILESPVSGFFVEDADLHESLFPHQRDTVKWALAGGCRAVFASFGLGKTRTQLEIGRQVNRVKGGLVLFIAPLGVRQEFTENDGPDMGMTIRYVRTDQDIATCDSGFMITNYERVRDGQIADFSVFTCVCLDEASVLRSFGSKTYQTFSDVLEAIPHRFVFTATPSPNRTKELIHYAGFLGVMDTGQALTRYFQRNSEKAGDLTLYPHKEREFWLWVSSWALFLSKPSDLGYSDEGYDLPELKVQFHRLPVDHSIAGADSWGQYKLLRDAALSLKDAAREKQLSILDRIAKAVSIIKEDQPDKHWLLWHHLEAERKEIESALPEAITAFGSQDLEKREELILGFSRGEHRILATKPEIAGSGCNFQRFCHANIFLGINYEFNDFIQAIHRTQRFQQKHPVEVHIIYTESEDQIMKQMLKKWEHHRHLTGIMQEIVKKYGLTGNALDFEVRRSLGVERLEKKGQYFTAVRNDTVKETKLMKSNSVGLTVTSIPFGNQYEYSPAYEDFGHTSGDEAFFAQMDFLIPELLRVTMPGRVCAVHVKDRLLFGSMTGLGMYTVNPFSDKTVAAFMKHGWNFCGRIVVVTDVVRENNQTYRLGHSEVCKDGTKMGCGTNEYILIFRKTPSDTSNSYADVPVAKSKESYPRRQWQIDASGFYRSSGDRLLTPEELTGKDTDTILRWYREYNTSNVYNYQEHVDLGRELEKAGRMPSSFMLFAPGSHYDHVWTDIVRMRTLNSNQSQKRNENHVCPLQLDLVERLIDRYSNPGDEVYDPFGGLMTVPYVAVQMDRRGRGTELNAAYWRFGVEYLQEAEYKKTVPTLFDFLGEDVA
- a CDS encoding phage replication initiation protein, NGO0469 family, producing MKIIASAGEGGFTRQLIEPDLYYAVCCRLIDIGTIDDAYQGKPKKTHKILVSWELPDVRQIFNPDKGPEPRIISKEFTLSLGDQAHLRRILKSWRGRDFTPDELREFNIVNLLGARCMLNIGHYQGKDGNTYEEITAVTKAPKDYQPTHPPQMPVQGLAYDEFDFTLFDSLSEKLKDKIKSSDEYKRMTSQETVASQAEQHDDYDDLPF
- a CDS encoding helix-turn-helix domain-containing protein, which produces MENPLDVILKRFDQQDRQISTLTSMVARLQGEKETAAKPMNAAEAADFLHMKKNALYQKIGQIPHRKINKRLLFFRSELLAYIEKNAVHSHTEA